Sequence from the uncultured Draconibacterium sp. genome:
ACTCCGGGGAATGGGGTGCTTTGGGGCATAGGTCTTGTGGCAATGATGATTTCAGCGTGGGTGTGGTTTAAAGGACAAAAGAATTAACATGGCAAATAAATATTTTCAACTTTTTGTAGACACCGGTGGAACCTTCACCGATTGTATAGGCATTGATGAGACGGGTACAGAATACCGCCAAAAGGTTCTGAGCAGCAGCAGCCTGCGCAGTACCATCGAAAAAGTAATATCAGCAAAACAATGTGTAATCGCAGATTCATGGAACTTACATCGCGACATTTTTAAAGGCTTTTCATTTCGATTGCTACAACAAATAACCACCGGGAGTAAAGTTGTTTCGTTTGATGTGCAGCATAATATCCTTCAACTCGATACTCCATGTCTTACGCCTGAAATGAAGGGCAGCAACTTTGAACTCACCTCATACGAGGAAGCTCCGGTCTTGGGGGCACGACTGATTACCCAAACAGGTTTGAACGAAGCGTTTCCGGAACTGCACCTTAAACTCGGGTCGACAAAAGGAACCAATGCTTTGTTGGAAAACAAGGGTGCCAAAACACTATTTATTGTAACAAAAGGTTTTGCCGACCTGCTGGAAATTGGCAACCAGGCGCGCCCCGATATTTTTGCTATGAACGTGGAAAAATCACGACAACTGACGCATCAAATCATCGAAGTGGATGAACGTATCGACTCAAGCGGAAAGGTGTTAAAAACGCTCGATTTTGATGATCTCAAAAAAAAGCTAAACGCAGTAGATCTTAACGAAATTGAATCGGTTGCTATCGCGCTGATGAACGCCTATCTCAATCCTGAACACGAGCACCAACTGGCACAATTGCTGAAAGATATGGGATTCAGCTTTGTTTCCCAATCAACAGAATTATCGCCGCTGATAAAAATCTTGAACCGTGCAGAAACGGCAGTTGTCAACGCCTACCTCTCTCCTATCATTCATAACTACGTAAACCGGATTACAGAAAAAACAGGAAGGAATCTGTTCCAGATTATGACCAGTGCCGGAGGTTTGGTGTCGGCTGATAAATTTCACCCGAAGGACAGTCTTTTGAGTGGCCCGGCCGGTGGTGTAGTTGGTGCACGCAAGATTGGAGGGAAAGAAGGTTACGCTAAACTTATCACTTTTGATATGGGAGGCACCAGCACCGATGTTTCGCGAATCGATGGCGAGTTCGACTACCGCTACGAACTGCAGGTTGGTGATGCCCGAATAAACAGTCCGGCCATTGCCATTGAAACCGTGGCTGCAGGTGGTGGTTCCATTTGCGGTTTTGATGGGTACAAACTTTTTGTTGGGCCCGAAAGTGCCGGTGCATATCCCGGCCCGGCATGTTACGGTGCCGGAGGACCGCTTACCATTACCGACGTAAACCTGCTTTTAAACCGGCTTGACGCAAGTCAGTTTGGTATTCCCGTTTTCAGAAATGAAGCAAAAAAACGCCTGGAGGAGTTACTGGTCTCAATGGGGAAAAGCACCGGAGAAAAACCTTCAGCCATAACAGTATTAAATGGATTTATTGCCATTGCCAATGAAATTATGGCCGGAGCCATTCGGAAAATTTCAATTACCAAGGGTTATGATCCGAAAGACTTTGCACTGGTTGCATTTGGTGGTGCCGGCGGATTGCACACCTGCGATATTGCCGAAATTCTTGGCATCCAAAATATTCTACTACCAAAAGACGCAGGGCTGTTAAGCGCCTACGGAATTGGGAATGCAAGCGTTGAACGTTTTGCTGAAAAACAAGTACTGCAGAATTTAAAGGAGGTTGAGAATTTGTTACCCGACTGGTTCAACGAAATTGAAACGGAGGCCACAAAAAAATTACAAAACGAAGGTTTTAATACTGATTATATAAACATACGCCAGCGAATGGTATTTATGCGTTTTGCTGGTCAGGATTCTTCTCTTGAAATTCATTTTTCTGATATTGAACAACTGGTTGCTGACTTTCATCAGCAATACCAAAAGATTTATGGGCACACCGTTAGCAACCGCACCATAGAGATTGAGGCGATTCGGGTGCTGGCTGCTGTGGAGACTTCGGATAAAGAAACGATCATTGCATCAAAAACAAGTTACCTGCCCGAACCACTGAAAACGACTGACAATGGTACTCCCGTTTTTGTTCGGAACAAGCTGAAAGCAGGAGCGCAAATAAATGGGCCGGCACTTTTCCTCGATAGTTTTTCTACCACATTTGTAAAAAGTGGCTGGTCGTTGGAATTGCAACATACCGGGACAGCCATTTTAAAAAGCCAGACCAGAAACCGGCAAGCTGAAACCAAACAAAACCGCGAAACCGAGCTGGAATTGTTCACTAACCGGTTTATGGCCATTGCTGAAAATATGGGTGCTTTATTGCAACGTACCGCTTTATCGGTAAACATTAAAGAACGCCTCGACTTTTCATGTGCGCTGCTGGATAAAGACGGACGCCTGGTGGCTAATGCGCCTCATATTCCGGTGCATCTGGGCGGACTCGGCGTTTGTGTGCGTGAGCTAATCAAACATTTCGAATTTAAGGAGGGTGACACCATCGTTACCAATCATCCGAAATACGGTGGTTCACACTTGCCCGATGTAACATTGGTTTCGCCCGTATTTTATGGTGGAGAACGTGTTGGGTTTGTGGTTAACCGCGCACATCATTCCG
This genomic interval carries:
- a CDS encoding hydantoinase B/oxoprolinase family protein, yielding MANKYFQLFVDTGGTFTDCIGIDETGTEYRQKVLSSSSLRSTIEKVISAKQCVIADSWNLHRDIFKGFSFRLLQQITTGSKVVSFDVQHNILQLDTPCLTPEMKGSNFELTSYEEAPVLGARLITQTGLNEAFPELHLKLGSTKGTNALLENKGAKTLFIVTKGFADLLEIGNQARPDIFAMNVEKSRQLTHQIIEVDERIDSSGKVLKTLDFDDLKKKLNAVDLNEIESVAIALMNAYLNPEHEHQLAQLLKDMGFSFVSQSTELSPLIKILNRAETAVVNAYLSPIIHNYVNRITEKTGRNLFQIMTSAGGLVSADKFHPKDSLLSGPAGGVVGARKIGGKEGYAKLITFDMGGTSTDVSRIDGEFDYRYELQVGDARINSPAIAIETVAAGGGSICGFDGYKLFVGPESAGAYPGPACYGAGGPLTITDVNLLLNRLDASQFGIPVFRNEAKKRLEELLVSMGKSTGEKPSAITVLNGFIAIANEIMAGAIRKISITKGYDPKDFALVAFGGAGGLHTCDIAEILGIQNILLPKDAGLLSAYGIGNASVERFAEKQVLQNLKEVENLLPDWFNEIETEATKKLQNEGFNTDYINIRQRMVFMRFAGQDSSLEIHFSDIEQLVADFHQQYQKIYGHTVSNRTIEIEAIRVLAAVETSDKETIIASKTSYLPEPLKTTDNGTPVFVRNKLKAGAQINGPALFLDSFSTTFVKSGWSLELQHTGTAILKSQTRNRQAETKQNRETELELFTNRFMAIAENMGALLQRTALSVNIKERLDFSCALLDKDGRLVANAPHIPVHLGGLGVCVRELIKHFEFKEGDTIVTNHPKYGGSHLPDVTLVSPVFYGGERVGFVVNRAHHSEIGGISPGSMPPNAKNLEEEGVCIAPFYVVKNGQPDWDGMRKILLNCKFPTRSVEENLADLNAALAANKNGSEALIDLIHKHGKETVQNYLDLLRDHAAQKMKATLQKFENGNYSATEYLDDGSQLQVNIQLENGNCSINFTGSAKVHKGNMNATEAIVKSVSIYVLRLLLNETIPLNDGLLEPVEFILPTGLLNPDFDDDPSKCPAVVGGNVEISQRLTDTLLKAFGVVAASQGTMNNTLFGNKNFGYYETICGGCGAGNGFNGASAVHHHMTNTRITDPEIMEHRYPVRLEEFSIRKNSGGIGKWHGGDGVKRVLKFREPVNLSVLTQRRKSGPFGLKGGDDGKPGCQKVVRANGEAIVLDSIQNINVEQGDTFIIETPGGGGYGTE